A segment of the Limnothrix sp. FACHB-406 genome:
TTTAACGATCGAACCATTCGCCCCAATTGATCGTTCAAACCCTGATTTTGGGTCAGGAGCACCAGGAACCTAGAAACTGAACTCGGTGCGCACCACGCCCAAGATGGCCGTGTTGTTGTCGTTGCCCGTGTCCGCATTGAACACCGCAATCACCCCCGGAGTGATCGAAATGAAGTCGTTCACGGCCCAGCGGTAGAGCGCTTCCACGTGGATCGGTGTTTCGTCATCCTCTTCCACGCCATCCGCACTGATCACCGTCGGCGGCTGACCCACCAACAAGGATCCCAGGTTGCCTTCTTTGCCCAAGTCAGGGAAGACCAAACCCACAGCCCAGTTCAGCACGTCGATGCTGTCGTCGCTTTGGGCATCTTCCGCCTTGGTGTAACCAACCCAACCGTTCAAGCCCACCTTGGGCGAGAACAGATAGTTAGCTTGCAGGCCAACACTGTTGCTGATCGCGGAATGGTCGCCAAAGGGGTTGATTGTGCGTCGCGTGCCGGTGCGACCCAACAGGCCCAAGTCTTCGTCGGCGTATTGGTAATCGTCGTTGGAGTAGTAGCTGTGGGCAAAGAACAGGCCGGCGCTGAAGCGGCTGTCACTGCTCTTGTAGTTCAAGCTGGCGCTGGCGCTGTAGCTACCGCCGAAAAGACCGCTGCCATCGCTGGGGCTGGCGGCGTTGCCGGCCATGTAGGCGGCCCCGATCGACCATTGATCGCTGGGACTCCAAACAAAGCCCACCCCAGCATCGGCCGGTTGACGCAACACGGGCGGCCGATCGCCAAATCGCGACAGGGCCCCGGAACCATCGCCATAGAGGAAGGGGTTGTGGGTGTCGTGGATGTCATCCAAATCCAACCCGGTGGTTCCCACCAGGGCTTCCACTTTTTCCCCGATCGGGAAGCGATAGCCCAAATAGGTCAGGCTGATTTGGTTGCTGTTGCCGTCGCCGTAGCTCAGGGAACCCAAGCCCGTCACATCGTTCAGCGGATTCTGAACATTGTTGGTTTCCAAACGGGTGGTCAGGGTGTCTTGGCCCGTGAAGCTGGTGTTGAACACCAGTCGCACCCGATTGCTGAAGGTGACGTTTTCGGCGTTGCTGTCGTCGTCATCGCCCGTGAGGGTTCCCCCTTGCAAACCAAGGATGGCGTTCCCGGTCAACTTGGTGGTGGTGGAGAATTGGGTTTTCTCCAGGTAAGAAATCCGACCTTCCAGGGTGTCTACGCGACCCCGCAGGGCGGCCAGCTCGGTCTTGAACATGTCCTGCAATTTCTTCAGGACTTCTAGATCGGCTTTGGTGGCGTAGTCGGCCACGTTGGTCACGAGCAATTCTTGGATTCGATCGAGGCAAGCATTCAAACCGGCCGCGAACTCGTAGCGGGTCATGGCCCGGTTGCCCTTGTAGGTTCCGTCGGGATAACCGGCAATGCAACCGTAGCGCTCAACCAGCGATTGCAGGGCTTGGAAGGCCCAATCGGTGGGTTGCACGTCCGACAGTTGCGAGACGGAGGTGACCTGATCGGCGCTGCTGGCGCGGCGGTTGCGTCCCTCTTGGCCGTATTGGTTGAGGTCGTTGATCAGCTCGCTGGTGTCGGCCACGGCCCCGATCGAGTCGGGATTGGCCAAGTCAGGGCTAGTGGAATTAACGGATTGGGCCAAGGCCGGTGCAGCAGGAGCCGCCGCCAACAGGGCCAGGGCAGCGATCGGGGTTAAGCGCGATCGCCAATGGAACCGAGACATATGCAAACCTCACACGAAAAATCTGAGTCCATTGCAAACTGAATTCATCCCCAGCCTTTAACCATCAAAAGCTGGCAGCAATTCCTCAAAATCACTGCCCTCCCAAGGTCGCCAGCCCAGAGCCAAATCCCTTCGCATTGATCAGAACGATAATGATTCTCAATCTGATTTATGAAAAGATAATTAAGCGGCGATGAATCAGTTTTGATCGTCATTCTAGCGAATTCTAGATCGATCTAAGGCAGAACAAAGACAAAATATTATTGATTTTAGATCTCAATAGAGTGATGTAAATTCTACGTGAAATTACTGGGATCAAGCGTTCAAAATTACAAAACAACCCCCGTAACAGCAAGTCCCCAGCCGACAGGTGCAGCAGGTTCCAGGGCATGAATTTTGATTGGATATGGAGCCGATCGAACCGTTTCAAGCGATCGACCCCTTCGCGCCGCTCAACCCGATCCAGCCGATCAGCGATCTTGGCCCCAGGGCAACGGCGCAATTGGCCCTAAGAATTCTCGAGATTGTGGGCAGCAGCGCGATCGAACCAACGGAGCAGCACGCGGGCTAACTTGCCCGAATGGTGGCGAATCAGGCCCGTGTGGGGATCTTCGTCAATGACGTTGGCAATCACAATCCGGCGACCCAGACGCGCCACCGCTTCCCGATCGAGCTGAATGGGGTGGCTATGTTCGCGGGCATAGCGATCAAGGGTTTTGGGGGATGGGGGATTTTTTTGCACCAACACCGCATCAAACAATTTGTGACCACAGGCCTGGTCGATCGCCCGGATGTGATCCGAAACGGTGTAGCCCTCCGTTTCTCCCGGTTGGCTCATCACGTTGCACACATAGATTCGAGGAGCCGGACAACGGGCGATCGCCTCAGTAATTTCTGGAACCAACAGATTGGGGATCACGCTGGTGTAGAGGCTGCCGGGGCCAATGATAATGTAGTCCGCCGACTCGATCGCCTCGATCGCCCGAGGCACGGCCCGAGGATTAGACGGCGTGCAACCAATGCGGGCAATTTGCCCATGGGCCTCGCTGATGTTCGACTCGCCCTCCACGTAACGGCCATCGGTTAGCTCAGCCCAGAGCACCACATCCTCCAGCGTGGCCGGCAACACCCGCCCCTGCACCGCCAGGACTTGGGAACTGGCATCGATCGCCTGTTCCAAGTCTCCCGTGATGTCGCTCATGGCCGTCAAAAACAAATTGCCAAAGCTGTGGCCCGCCAACCCGCTGCCGGTGGTGAAGCGATATTGAAACAACGCCGTCATCAGCCGCTCTTCCGCCGACAGGGCCGCCAAGCAATTGCGAATATCCCCCGGTGGCAGCACCCCAAAATCGCGCCGCAGCCGTCCTGAAGATCCGCCATCATCCGCCACCGTCACAATGGCCGTGATGTTGGCGCTGTATTGCTTGAGGCCTCGCAACAGGGTTGAGAGACCCGTGCCACCCCCGATCGCCACAATGCGCGGCCCCCGATTCAGCCGCCGATGGGTCAAGAGGCGATCGATCAACTCCTCATCCCCATCGGGCATCAGCACTTCCGCGATCGTTCCCAGGGTGCGCGTTTGTCCCCACAACACCAGCCCCAACCCCCCCGCCAACACCAGCGGCCCAGAAACATTATTGGGAATTAGGGTGGCCAAGCGCCCCACAAACTCTTGCAAAAACTGAGTGGTGTAAAACACCGGGGTTTGCTTTGTCCAAATGGCCGCCCCAAACCACACCAACACCGCCCCGCTCGCACTGGTCAGCAGCCAGCGCTTGACCAACAAACCCGGCGCAAGCCACTTCACCCATTGGTTAACCCGTTTGGGAGCGCGACGCTGCAAAATGGCTCGCGGTAGGTTGCTGAGCCAGTGAACGGTTGAGTAGGACAGTCGATTCTTCAAGGGAAAGGTGGGGAAAAACGGACAAACGAAGCCAAGGCAAGCAGAATCAACAACAAGCACTGGGGCCACAACGGCGGCAACGGCAGCAGTTACCGGGACGCAGGGGAATTAAACCATTGGTGGGGGATCGGGTTCTGGCCAATGGCTACCGTCTCCTTCAAGCACGTATTCAAGAACGTCTTTAAGGACGTAGGCTTAACACCCATGGATCTCCGTTGTTGGCGGTGATTGAGCCGGTGATTAAGCCGGTGATTAAGCCGCTAATCCTGAATCCCGATCGACCCAGCCTGGATCCGCAAACGGGCGGGCTAAAATGGCGAGCAACGGAATTAACCGTTTCCAACCGTCGTAATTTCCATGAGGATAGCGCGTTGCGGATTGGATCCCGGGATGAGTAGCCCGCTCGGTGGGCTGGCATGGCTGGGAATGCTGGCTGCTGGTCAGTCGGTCTGGTTCGTGCGGCGAGACCAGTTCAACCCATCGATCGCAACCCATTGGTCGCAACCCATCAACCGCCAAATTTGCCGCGATCGGATCCAAAACAGCAAGCAATCACAGCAAGCAATCACCCAATCATTCCAGCCATGTCTCAATCCCTGGTTTGTGGCGGATCGGCGAACCCGCTGCCCCTTAATCGCCCCTTGGTGGAACTGCGCGGGGTCAGCAAAACGCTAGGCGATCGCAAAATTCTCGATCGAGTGGATTTCGCCATTTATCCCAACGAGGCGATCGCGATTATTGGCCCCTCCGGCACGGGAAAATCAACCATCTTACGGGTGATTAGTGGCCTGTTGGAACCCGACGAAGGCGAGGTTTATTTGTTAGAAGAACCCCGCCAAGGCCTGCTGGGCGACAGCCACGAACCGGAGGGGGTAGAAATCAAGTTGGTGTTTCAGCAAGCCGCCCTGTTTGATTCCCTGACGGTGGGCGAAAATGTGGGGTTTTCCTTGCTGGAGGCGGGTCAGTTGCCCCCGCACGAAATTCAAAAATTGGTCGATCGCGCCCTGGAGCGGGTGGGGTTGCCGTCCATTGCCGATCGCTACCCGGCGGAGTTGTCGGGCGGCATGAAAAAACGGGTTAGTTTTGCCCGCGCCATCATTGAAAATCCTGCTCCCGATGGCACACCCATTCCCGAAGTGTTGCTCTATGACGAGCCAACGGCTGGCCTTGACCCGATCGCCTCCACAATTGTGGAAGACCTGATGCGGGAACTAAGCCAAAAGGTCAATTTTTGCTCAACCTATGTGGTCGTGACCCACCAGGACAGCACCATTCGCCGCACAGCCGATCGGGTGGTATTTTTGTATGATGGGCGCATTCGTTGGCAAGGGAAAATCCAGGAAGTTGACACCACTGATAATCCCTATGTGCGCCAGTTTTTCAACAGCGCGATCGAGGGGCCTATTCAGGTGGTCACCGCCTAGTTAAAACCCAGGTTTAGTAGCTCTAATTGATCCGAGATTCAGCCAGAATTCAGCCAAAATTGGGAGTCGCTTTAATCCCAGTCATCCACGGTTTTTTGCTGAAGTTGCCATTTTTGGAACCGTTTTTCAAAGTCTTCCGTATCCGGTTGCAAAGACTTCCAAGCATCCAGGGCAATGAACATTCCCCACCCCAAACCCAAGGTGAGCGACCAGCCCAAATGGCCCGAGGAAACCAAGTCAATCAGTAATAAAAAGCCGTTGACGATGCCAAATTTACCGAGGTTTAACTTGAGGCGCTGCCGTTGGGCGGCCACGAATTGTTGGCGTTGCGATCGATCCCCATTTTGAGCCAACCAACGCTGTTCGGCTGCATACAAATCAGTGCGATCGATCCCAATTTCATCGGCCAATTCCAGAAGCTGACTGCGGGAATATTGCTCAATATCTTGGCGACGGGCGATCGCGAGTTGCAAAATTTCCTGCACCGCATCCCGATCGTAATTATCGCGGGTGGGCACATCGATGAAGCGGGAGTCGGAACCGCGTGCATCAGGATTGGCTAAGGGCGATCGATCAGCGTTAGTCATAGGTGGGTCATATCTGGTCTGGGCCGTTGTTTATTGAACAGGCGGGGCCGCCTGCGATCGGGCGATGAACTCGGCGATCCAAAATTTCAGCAATCTCACTCGGCGATCTCAACCGAACTAGACGATCTAACTCGGCCATCGAACTACGAATCATAATATCGATGTTCCTATGGTAATGAGGTTGATCAACCGTTGGCTGCTTCTGAACAGGCCCCAGCAATTCCTCAAGCCATCCCGCAAGCACTCCATGTGGAAACCCGCGGTCGGGGGCTGCCGCTGTTGTGTTTGCATGGTCACCCCGGCTCTGGGCGCAGTATGCAAGTGTTTACGCGCCATTGGGCCGATCGATTCTGGACGATCGCGCCGGATTTGCGGGGATATGGCCGCAGTCGATCGGGGAGTGACTTTGCCATGGAAGCCCACATTGCGGATTTGGTGGCCCTACTCGATCGACTCCAAATTGACCAAGCTCTTGTCTTGGGTTGGTCTTTGGGGGGAATTTTGGCCCTGGAGTTGGCCCTGCGACATCCCGATCGAGTGCAAGGGCTGATTTTGATTGCCACGGCGGCCCGCCCCCGCAGCGCCCCCATGCCCAGCCAACGATGGGACTTGGCCTACACCCTGATTGCAGCTCTGTTGAATGGGGTATGGCCCGGTTGGGCTTGGAATATTCGGCAATTTGGCGAGCGATCACTCCTGCGCTACCTGATTCAACGCCACACCCCCGAAACCTATCGCTACTTGGCTGAATCGGCGGTGTGGGATGTGTTGCAAACCTCAGGGGCGGCCACCCGATCGCTGCGTCAGGCGCTTCAGGCTGGATACGATCGCCAGGCGGATTTGGTCAAAATTCGCTGCCCCGCACTGGTGATGGCCGGAGCGGGCGATCGCCACATCACCCCGATCGCCAGCCTGGAAACCGCCACCGGCTTACCCCGCAGCCAGTGGCACTGTTATGACGGCGTGGCACACCTGTTTCCTTGGGAAATTCCCGATCGGGTTTTGGCAGATATCGATCACTGGCTTCAGGAACAGGGTTTTGGGCAACTCGATTCATTCCAGCAACGCTAGTCGTCGTGGGGGAGCAAGGGGCTTAAGCCCCTTGTCTATGCTGATCGATGGGGCTTCTTGTCTGTGCCGATCGATGAGGCCCAACAGCTAGTTGTGGCTTTTCAGACATCCTCTCCGGCCCACAGTCTGGGAACGCGGAGGCGAGTGATAGGATACAAATTCGACTAATCAGCGCCACTCCACAGGCCGATCGCACCGCCGCACCACACAAAGTCACCATGGGCAACACGTTTGGACATCTGTTTCGGATCACCACCTTTGGCGAGTCCCACGGTGGTGGGGTGGGCGTTGTGATCGATGGTTGCCCGCCCCGGTTGCCCCTAACGGCCGAAGAAATTCAAGTGGAACTCGATCGCCGCCGGCCCGGCCAAAGCAAAATCACCACGCCTCGCAAGGAAACCGACCAGTGCGAAATCCTTTCGGGTGTGTTTGAGGGCAAGACCCTGGGCACGCCGATCGCGATTTTGGTGCGCAACAAGGACACCCGGCCCCAGGACTACGACGAGATGGCCAAGACCTATCGCCCGTCCCACGCCGATGCGACCTACGACGCGAAATATGGGTTCCGTAATTGGCAAGGGGGCGGTCGATCGTCCGCGCGGGAAACGATCGGGCGGGTGGCCGCCGGAGCGATCGCCAAGAAGATCCTGCGGCAATTTGGCAACATCGAAATCGTCGGCTACGTGAAGCGAATTAAGGATCTGGAAGCGGCGATCGACCCGCTGACCGTGACGACGGAGCAGGTAGAAAGCAATATTCTGCGATCGCCCGATGGGGACTTTGCGGAACGGGCGATCGCCCTGATTGAATCAATCCGCGATGAGGGTGATTCCGTCGGCGGCGTGGTGGAATGCGTTGTGCGGAATGTGCCGATGGGCTTGGGTTCGCCCGTGTTCGATCGCCTGGAAGCCGATCTGGCCAAGGCGGTGATGTCCCTGCCCGCCACCAAAGGGTTTGAGGTGGGGTCGGGTTTTGCGGGCACGTTGCTGAAGGGCAGCGAACACAACGACGAGTTTTACACGGACGAAGCGGGCAAACTGCGAACCACAACGAATCGATCGGGCGGAGTCCAAGGCGGCATCAGCAACGGCGAACCGGTCGTGATCCGGATTGCCTTCAAGCCCACGGCCACGATCCGCAAGGCCCAAAACACCGTCGATCAAACCGGGGAAGCCAAGGTGCTGGCGGGCAAGGGTCGCCACGATCCCTGTGTGCTGCCCCGGGCCGTGCCGATGGTGGAGGCGATGGTGGCGTTGGTGGTTTGCGATCATTTGCTGCGCGATCGGGCCCAGTGCCACACCCTCGAAGATTTGGCATAGCGTAGAGATTGCGTTGAGATCAGCCAAATCGAGATCAGCCAAGTCGAGATCAGCCAAGTCGAGATCGGGTATGTCGAGATTGAGGATGTCAGGATCGGCCAAGTCGAGATTCGGCATGGCGGGCATGGTGGGGTTGCTGTGCGGCCTAGTGCCCTTGGGTTTGGGCGGCTGTGCCGACGATGGTGCAGCCAGCCGCGCCTTGGAGCAATCCCTCGCGCCCGACCCGGCCTTGCAAGCGAGTCCCAGCCCCGCCGTTCAACCCAGCCCGAGTCCGAGCTTGACCGCTCCGACTCCTGACCCGATCGCCAGCCCGATCGCCCCCAGCCCCAGCCCCGCCGTTCAACCCAGCCCGATCGCTAGCCTCTCTCAGGAATTGCAACCCTACTGGCAAGATTGGCGCAAACTCGACAGCCTTCAGGGTCTCCAAGATCCGAACCAAATCGTGACCCGGCGGCAATTTGCCCGCTGGCTCGTGAGCGCCAATAACCAACTGTTCCAAAACCGCCCGGCCTGGCAGGTGCGATCGGCCAGTGCCACCAGCCAGCCCCTCTTTACCGATGTGCCCACCACGGATCCAGACTTCGCCGCCATCCAAGGCTTAGCCGAAGCGGGCATTATTCCCAGTCGCTTAACCGGCAACAACAGCCCCACCTTCAGCCCCGATGGGCCCCTCACGCGAGAAACCATGGTGCTGTGGAAAGTGCCCCTCGATTTGCGTCGTCCCTTGCCGCCGGCCACCGTGGAAACCGTGCAAAAGGCTTGGGGATTTTTGGACGC
Coding sequences within it:
- a CDS encoding iron uptake porin codes for the protein MSRFHWRSRLTPIAALALLAAAPAAPALAQSVNSTSPDLANPDSIGAVADTSELINDLNQYGQEGRNRRASSADQVTSVSQLSDVQPTDWAFQALQSLVERYGCIAGYPDGTYKGNRAMTRYEFAAGLNACLDRIQELLVTNVADYATKADLEVLKKLQDMFKTELAALRGRVDTLEGRISYLEKTQFSTTTKLTGNAILGLQGGTLTGDDDDSNAENVTFSNRVRLVFNTSFTGQDTLTTRLETNNVQNPLNDVTGLGSLSYGDGNSNQISLTYLGYRFPIGEKVEALVGTTGLDLDDIHDTHNPFLYGDGSGALSRFGDRPPVLRQPADAGVGFVWSPSDQWSIGAAYMAGNAASPSDGSGLFGGSYSASASLNYKSSDSRFSAGLFFAHSYYSNDDYQYADEDLGLLGRTGTRRTINPFGDHSAISNSVGLQANYLFSPKVGLNGWVGYTKAEDAQSDDSIDVLNWAVGLVFPDLGKEGNLGSLLVGQPPTVISADGVEEDDETPIHVEALYRWAVNDFISITPGVIAVFNADTGNDNNTAILGVVRTEFSF
- the yvcK gene encoding gluconeogenesis factor YvcK family protein, with amino-acid sequence MLQRRAPKRVNQWVKWLAPGLLVKRWLLTSASGAVLVWFGAAIWTKQTPVFYTTQFLQEFVGRLATLIPNNVSGPLVLAGGLGLVLWGQTRTLGTIAEVLMPDGDEELIDRLLTHRRLNRGPRIVAIGGGTGLSTLLRGLKQYSANITAIVTVADDGGSSGRLRRDFGVLPPGDIRNCLAALSAEERLMTALFQYRFTTGSGLAGHSFGNLFLTAMSDITGDLEQAIDASSQVLAVQGRVLPATLEDVVLWAELTDGRYVEGESNISEAHGQIARIGCTPSNPRAVPRAIEAIESADYIIIGPGSLYTSVIPNLLVPEITEAIARCPAPRIYVCNVMSQPGETEGYTVSDHIRAIDQACGHKLFDAVLVQKNPPSPKTLDRYAREHSHPIQLDREAVARLGRRIVIANVIDEDPHTGLIRHHSGKLARVLLRWFDRAAAHNLENS
- a CDS encoding ABC transporter ATP-binding protein; translated protein: MSQSLVCGGSANPLPLNRPLVELRGVSKTLGDRKILDRVDFAIYPNEAIAIIGPSGTGKSTILRVISGLLEPDEGEVYLLEEPRQGLLGDSHEPEGVEIKLVFQQAALFDSLTVGENVGFSLLEAGQLPPHEIQKLVDRALERVGLPSIADRYPAELSGGMKKRVSFARAIIENPAPDGTPIPEVLLYDEPTAGLDPIASTIVEDLMRELSQKVNFCSTYVVVTHQDSTIRRTADRVVFLYDGRIRWQGKIQEVDTTDNPYVRQFFNSAIEGPIQVVTA
- a CDS encoding 2TM domain-containing protein; this translates as MTNADRSPLANPDARGSDSRFIDVPTRDNYDRDAVQEILQLAIARRQDIEQYSRSQLLELADEIGIDRTDLYAAEQRWLAQNGDRSQRQQFVAAQRQRLKLNLGKFGIVNGFLLLIDLVSSGHLGWSLTLGLGWGMFIALDAWKSLQPDTEDFEKRFQKWQLQQKTVDDWD
- a CDS encoding alpha/beta fold hydrolase, encoding MAASEQAPAIPQAIPQALHVETRGRGLPLLCLHGHPGSGRSMQVFTRHWADRFWTIAPDLRGYGRSRSGSDFAMEAHIADLVALLDRLQIDQALVLGWSLGGILALELALRHPDRVQGLILIATAARPRSAPMPSQRWDLAYTLIAALLNGVWPGWAWNIRQFGERSLLRYLIQRHTPETYRYLAESAVWDVLQTSGAATRSLRQALQAGYDRQADLVKIRCPALVMAGAGDRHITPIASLETATGLPRSQWHCYDGVAHLFPWEIPDRVLADIDHWLQEQGFGQLDSFQQR
- the aroC gene encoding chorismate synthase; this encodes MGNTFGHLFRITTFGESHGGGVGVVIDGCPPRLPLTAEEIQVELDRRRPGQSKITTPRKETDQCEILSGVFEGKTLGTPIAILVRNKDTRPQDYDEMAKTYRPSHADATYDAKYGFRNWQGGGRSSARETIGRVAAGAIAKKILRQFGNIEIVGYVKRIKDLEAAIDPLTVTTEQVESNILRSPDGDFAERAIALIESIRDEGDSVGGVVECVVRNVPMGLGSPVFDRLEADLAKAVMSLPATKGFEVGSGFAGTLLKGSEHNDEFYTDEAGKLRTTTNRSGGVQGGISNGEPVVIRIAFKPTATIRKAQNTVDQTGEAKVLAGKGRHDPCVLPRAVPMVEAMVALVVCDHLLRDRAQCHTLEDLA
- a CDS encoding S-layer homology domain-containing protein, with the protein product MSGSAKSRFGMAGMVGLLCGLVPLGLGGCADDGAASRALEQSLAPDPALQASPSPAVQPSPSPSLTAPTPDPIASPIAPSPSPAVQPSPIASLSQELQPYWQDWRKLDSLQGLQDPNQIVTRRQFARWLVSANNQLFQNRPAWQVRSASATSQPLFTDVPTTDPDFAAIQGLAEAGIIPSRLTGNNSPTFSPDGPLTRETMVLWKVPLDLRRPLPPATVETVQKAWGFLDATKVDAQTLRAIAADRENGELSNIRRVFGFTTLLQPKKPITQGEAAAALWYFGPEGQGITAKDLLSTAPSPIAPPASPAVN